A portion of the Malania oleifera isolate guangnan ecotype guangnan chromosome 3, ASM2987363v1, whole genome shotgun sequence genome contains these proteins:
- the LOC131150860 gene encoding protein GAMETE EXPRESSED 2: MAVRIPIHTLITLFSFSFFAAHHFEFATSDEPPMPSFAFSWSDDKDTFQAGDTAAIKVKVLGNFGSNGNKSAFSPTLTVNGKTGNSCFISGVRSDFGDDGNNWRISFVPILSGLFSVIINDDHFRVLDSSLHFTALPGQMYPSASVASWKGLVNEFIAGAKATVLILPKDAFGNNISTNSKEPNSSIFEVSAFYGNGSSANMLNVTFLGWNKFGYVSIELKMFTTGTFLLHVVGGNQTLNGSPLPFKVNPGPLDVSHCLAKWRFDTNVLQIFSKMEIFIHQLDQYGNLVPGLNEFDAEVVEKETNLSIPIADLHFVEVVPGIQLFSFSASEPGNFMLTIYDMGQNKSISNMPYDYTVYVGYCDGSSSMVNGSGLDSSVAGEMAKFSVYLNDIYQYPSPVELERLRLQIVRKLDSLVVLPSIHPILVLNGSEQSGELRYGVISDMEIASAPLIDPNNIFVGNPQKLTSAFDVTYTPIKSGIYDIHVYCGNVPLNGGRSFTKEVRAGNVNVSLSGFVKYASKVPKLIENEIVVQLVDSFNNSVFLQQSRLKLEIASINTSAFSSWMFMDNNDGSYISHYVPKEVGTYNICASFDDKHFSPCPLGVNVYSSEYFPKAYNDTISVWEDESIAFDVLANDYFSGGNASITEFSKPRHGSLLQCGELFRYTPYKDFYGDDYFSYTISDVNGNLDTAAVNISVLITPPQFVSFPSQLQAIEDVISPRFGGFSGFEMRYSDLMENISVILSAQSGSVFLSPMLMQFWQSMWSGLSVKKGDGKAKDLILEGPVEVINFALQSIQYFGNENFYGNDIIRVSTTNRNGMNDLNVSVSVEPINDPPFIRVPEFIILKKNNGDGSLIFDRQKDKFEFSIWDPDLPNFPGGESRFMVTLSLEVNSGILVTNLPAELIHTTELKLKNMYQWQPLQTFVTISKHFMVKAKGVRFRGTVKDCNSVMEQLFYDGGEHGAVLTVTVNDMGNYGCYPGSAENISMPLFSEATVNLIRRSPMSSLAAYTLGSAIVIEFLMMLSLGAILLFFTCKCAIVLVHERRSRDIGNNKLSKVPSSHKQPPNTSLSEDATCFTGWCPSPFFHSSHPSDFQRRSRLESGNIQTGKNDVCSDHSQQTPLPSLVPLAIEKGQSRTI; encoded by the exons ATGGCGGTTCGAATTCCCATTCACACTCTCATtactctcttttctttctctttcttcgcTGCCCATCACTTTGAATTTGCAACATCAG ATGAACCACCAATGCCGAGTTTTGCTTTCAGTTGGTCGGATGATAAGGACACATTCCAAGCGGGTGATACAGCAGCCATAAAGGTCAAAGTGCTTGGTAATTTTGGCAGCAATGGAAACAAAAGTGCTTTCAGTCCTACCCTTACTGTGAACGGGAAGACTGGGAACAGTTGTTTCATATCTGGGGTTCGTTCAGATTTTGGGGATGATGGTAATAATTGGAGAATTTCTTTTGTTCCTATTTTGTCTGGGCTATTCAGTGTGATTATCAATGATGACCATTTTAGAGTTCTTGATTCATCACTTCATTTCACTGCTCTACCAg GGCAAATGTACCCGTCCGCCAGTGTTGCTTCATGGAAGGGTCTTGTGAACGAGTTCATAGCAGGGGCAAAAGCTACGGTTCTGATACTTCCTAAGGATGCATTTGGGAACAATATTTCTACGAATAGCAAAGAACCAAATTCCTCTATTTTTGAGGTGTCTGCATTTTATGGAAATGGGTCTAGTGCAAATATGCTTAATGTCACATTCCTAGGATGGAATAAATTTGGTTATGTCAGCATTGAGCTTAAAATGTTCACAACTGGAACCTTTTTATTGCATGTAGTAGGGGGGAATCAGACCTTGAATGGCTCCCCCTTACCATTCAAGGTGAACCCAG GGCCATTGGATGTCTCACATTGTTTGGCTAAATGGCGTTTTGATACAAATGTCTTACAAATATTTTCTAAGATGGAAATTTTTATACACCAGCTAGATCAATATGGGAACCTTGTTCCAGGATTGAATGAATTTGATGCTGAAGTTGTTGAAAAGGAGACAAACTTGTCAATACCTATAGCAGATTTACATTTTGTTGAAGTGGTGCCAGGGATTCAGTTGTTTTCTTTCAGTGCATCAGAACCAGGAAACTTCATGCTGACAATATATGATATGGGACAGAATAAAAGCATCTCTAATATGCCGTATGATTATACTGTTTATGTAG GTTATTGTGATGGATCAAGTAGCATGGTCAATGGATCTGGTTTGGATAGTTCTGTTGCGGGGGAAATGGCAAAGTTCTCTGTTTATTTGAATGATATATATCAATATCCCTCTCCAGTTGAGTTAGAAAGGCTTCGATTACAAATTGTTCGGAAACTTGACTCCCTCGTTGTATTGCCAAGCATACATCCTATACTGGTTCTCAATG GAAGTGAACAATCTGGAGAACTGAGATATGGCGTTATCAGTGATATGGAAATTGCTTCTGCACCATTAATAGACCCAAATAACATT TTTGTTGGAAATCCCCAAAAACTCACTAGTGCTTTTGATGTCACTTATACACCAATAAAGAGTGGGATTTATGACATTCATGTGTATTGTGGCAATGTTCCTCTAAATGGTGGTCGCTCATTCACAAAGGAAGTTAGGGCAG GGAACGTTAACGTATCACTTTCAGGTTTCGTGAAATATGCTTCCAAAGTACCAAAGTTGATTGAAAATGAAATAGTAGTGCAGCTCGTTGACTCCTTCAATAATTCTGTCTTTTTGCAACAATCAAGGCTAAAACTAGAGATTGCTTCAATTAACACTTCTGCTTTCTCAAGTTGGATGTTCATGGATAACAATGACGGGTCCTACATCAGTCATTATGTGCCTAAGGAAGTTGGAACTTACAATATATGTGCTTCATTTGACGACAAACATTTCTCACCCTGCCCCTTGGGGGTCAATGTGTACAGTA GTGAGTATTTTCCTAAAGCCTACAATGATACAATATCAGTTTGGGAGGATGAATCAATTGCTTTTGATGTTCTAGCGAATGATTACTTCTCTGGCGGGAATGCCAGTATTACTGAATTTTCAAAA CCAAGGCATGGCTCACTTCTACAGTGTGGAGAGCTCTTTAGATATACACCTTACAAAGACTTTTATGGGGATGATTATTTCTCATACACAATATCTGATGTTAATGGAAATCTTGATACTGCTGCTGTCAATATCTCTGTTCTCATTACCCCACCCCAATTTGTTTCCTTTCCAAGTCAATTGCAGGCAATTGAAGATGTGATTAGTCCCAGATTTGG GGGTTTCTCGGGTTTTGAGATGAGATATTCAGATCTGATGGAGAACATCTCTGTTATTCTCAGTGCACAATCTGGTTCTGTCTTTCTTTCTCCTATGCTGATGCAATTTTGGCAATCAATGTGGAGTGGACTTTCCGTGAAGAAAGGGGATGGAAAAGCTAAAGATTTGATTTTGGAGGGTCCTGTAGAAGTGATTAATTTTGCACTTCAGTCAATCCAATATTTTGG aaatgaaaactttTATGGCAATGATATCATCCGAGTGTCCACCACTAACAGAAATGGAATGAATGACTTGAATGTGTCAGTATCTGTGGAACCTATCAATGATCCTCCATTTATTCGTGTCCCTGAATTCATTATATTGAAGAAGAACAATGGTGATGggtctctaatttttgacagacAAAAAGACAAGTTTGAGTTTTCTATTTGGGATCCAGACCTTCCCAACTTCCCTG GTGGCGAATCTCGATTTATGGTTACACTTTCCTTGGAAGTGAACTCTGGAATTCTGGTGACCAATTTACCAGCGGAGCTCATTCATACAACAGAGCTGAAGTTAAAGAATATGTATCAGTGGCAGCCTCTTCAGACATTTGTCACCATCTCAAAACATTTTATGGTCAAAGCAAAAGGTGTCAGGTTTCGAGGAACAGTTAAGGACTGCAACAGTGTCATGGAACAACTATTTTATGAT GGTGGTGAACATGGTGCAGTTTTAACAGTGACGGTAAATGATATGGGCAATTATGGGTGTTATCCAGGGAGTGCTGAAAACATATCAATGCCTTTATTTTCTGAGGCTACTGTAAATCTAATCCGAAGAAGTCCAATGAGTTCGTTGGCTGCTTATA CTCTGGGATCAGCAATTGTTATTGAATTTCTAATGATGCTTTCTCTCGGAGCTATACTTCTGTTTTTCACTTGCAAATGTGCAATTGTTCTGGTTCATGAAAGAAGAAGTCGTGATATTGGCAACAATAAGCTTTCTAAAGTACCAAGTTCCCATAAACAACCG cCAAACACAAGTTTATCTGAAGATGCAACTTGCTTCACTGGGTGGTGCCCAAGCCCTTTCTTTCATAGCAGCCATCCTTCCGACTTTCAACGAAG ATCTCGCCTTGAATCAGGAAACATACAAACTGGCAAAAATGATGTATGTAGTGATCACAGTCAGCAGACTCCTCTGCCTAGTTTGGTGCCACTTGCTATTGAAAAGGGGCAGAGTAGAACAATTTGA